Proteins from one Falco naumanni isolate bFalNau1 chromosome 2, bFalNau1.pat, whole genome shotgun sequence genomic window:
- the GPR82 gene encoding probable G-protein coupled receptor 82 produces the protein MRNSTCLLQPSLATTVALPVIYSFLFPAGSFGNILAAWIFSRQASTKRTQYIYLANLLAANLLICSTMPFLAAYFAKGYQWTYDSVACRIAYRVGTLIMHVSIYVTITILCSTALSQYATLKKSSDTQYSPAINENFYRCVLEKFRQPKFAKYLCIIIWLTVLCITVTAITYDVQARAAEEFHRCYNVRVEAGGFTVMIAASLATVCFFVSFLTVLLSYYSLTRHLSNIQKNTCIGEKHLIYSTVKRNILVIQITLTVCFLPYHIFRPIFNVLLTKNDCPRLNYLVEIKNFLTCLAAAKSSLDPVIILLLDKTFKKSLHGLFTKSTPEHHNRKAGNFTEKAPKM, from the coding sequence ATGAGAAATTCAACGTGTCTTCTTCAGCCATCCTTAGCTACTACTGTAGCTCTACCAGTCATCTACTCTTTCCTATTTCCTGCTGGAAGTTTTGGAAATATTCTCGCTGCCTGGATATTTTCAAGGCAAGCATCCACAAAAAGAACACAATACATTTACCTGGCAAACCTTCTTGCTGCAAATTTACTCATATGTAGCACAATGCCTTTTCTGGCTGCCTATTTTGCAAAAGGGTACCAATGGACTTATGACTCTGTAGCATGTAGAATAGCATATCGCGTTGGGACTCTCATTATGCATGTCAGTATATATGTTACAATTACAATTTTATGTTCAACTGCTCTAAGTCAGTACgcaacactgaagaaaagcagtgacACACAATACTCTCCAGCaattaatgaaaacttttaCAGATGTGTACTTGAAAAGTTTCGTCAGCCAAAATTTGCTAAATATTTGTGCATCATTATATGGCTTACGGTGCTCTGCATAACGGTAACAGCTATAACATATGATGTCCAGGCAAGGGCTGCGGAAGAATTTCACAGATGCTACAATGTCAGGGTAGAAGCTGGTGGATTTACTGTAATGATTGCAGCTTCTCTTGCcactgtgtgtttttttgtatcttttttgaCAGTTTTGTTGTCATACTATTCTCTTACCAGACATCTGAGtaatatacaaaaaaatacctGCATTGGAGAAAAACACCTAATTTACAgtacagtgaaaagaaatattcttgtAATCCAGATAACATTAACCGTCTGCTTTCTTCCATATCATATTTTTAGGCCAATTTTTAATGTACTGCTTACAAAAAATGACTGCCCAAGGTTAAACTATCTagtggaaattaaaaattttcttaCTTGTCTTGCTGCTGCTAAGAGTAGTTTAGATCCAGTTATAATTCTTCTGCTAgataaaacatttaagaaaagtCTGCATGGCCTGTTTACAAAATCCACACCGGAACACCATAACCGTAAAGCTGgtaatttcactgaaaaggcTCCCAAAATGTGA